A region from the Lolium perenne isolate Kyuss_39 chromosome 4, Kyuss_2.0, whole genome shotgun sequence genome encodes:
- the LOC127347882 gene encoding uncharacterized protein, with the protein MEVDGQLDDFYRHHQFKPSKEEAVTYFLPRLLAGTPLPHGADGLIRHADVYACEPRDLAARFAPVPNAAGTGDRFFFTTCRRKSGNDARVVRRAGAGTWAVQTTEDVYHEGAKVGEAKQLSFKKGKATTGWVMKEYRCLRPEAVVAGGEMVLCKIHLAQHAPAAARQESDAYKLLRQEPAEPPAPQSHKRPAPAAAANAPPCSKKMRMAAPVPAPAASSHVRKMWTPFPVPAPVEMEHGDRPVWFTSAAPVSSPAASTEVPHHAPEADDDMGRMSCTMEELLGPQQQEQTLPVVVEEEDFDWDSLDRESEVHLLLKPWDDDDWESEEQTPPVEAEKNNIQQVDTHQPAPSASWELPEDLRNLLADHNDQEALLYMGCSYNTVAAACLHAPSLQGFFSFGAVN; encoded by the coding sequence ATGGAGGTGGACGGGCAGCTCGACGACTTCTACAGGCACCACCAGTTCAAGCCTTCCAAGGAGGAGGCCGTGACCTACTTCCTGCCGCGCCTCCTCGCCGGCACGCCGCTGCCGCACGGCGCCGACGGCCTCATCCGCCACGCCGACGTCTACGCCTGCGAGCCCAGGGACCTCGCCGCCCGGTTCGCGCCCGTGCCTAACGCCGCCGGCACCGGCGACCGCTTCTTCTTCACGACCTGCAGGCGCAAGAGCGGGAATGACGCCCGGGTCGTGCGCCGCGCCGGGGCCGGCACCTGGGCCGTCCAGACAACCGAGGACGTCTACCATGAGGGGGCCAAGGTCGGCGAGGCCAAGCAACTGTCGTTCAAGAAGGGCAAGGCCACCACCGGCTGGGTCATGAAGGAGTACCGCTGCCTGCGTCCGGAGGCCGTCGTCGCCGGCGGGGAGATGGTGCTCTGCAAGATCCATCTCGCTCAGcacgcgcccgccgccgcccgccaagaATCCGACGCGTACAAGCTGCTTCGTCAAGAACCAGCAGAGCCACCCGCGCCACAATCGCACAAGAGGCCAGCGCCTGCTGCCGCGGCCAACGCTCCGCCCTGCTCCAAGAAGATGCGGATGGCAGCCCCCGTCCCGGCGCCTGCCGCGAGCTCGCACGTACGCAAGATGTGGACGCCCTTTCCCGTCCCAGCACCCGTGGAGATGGAGCACGGGGACCGTCCGGTGTGGTTCACGTCTGCCGCGCCCGTTTCGTCGCCGGCTGCGTCCACGGAGGTGCCCCATCACGCGCCTGAAGCTGACGACGACATGGGCCGGATGTCTTGCACCATGGAAGAGCTTCTCGGGCCACAACAACAAGAGCAAACTCTCCCCGTGGTCGTGGAAGAAGAGGACTTCGACTGGGACTCACTAGACAGGGAATCAGAAGTGCACCTGCTGCTCAAGCCTTGGGATGATGATGACTGGGAATCAGAGGAGCAAACTCCCCCGGTCGAGGCGGAGAAGAACAACATCCAACAGGTCGACACACACCAGCCTGCGCCATCAGCTAGCTGGGAGCTTCCAGAGGACCTGCGAAACCTCTTGGCTGATCACAACGACCAAGAAGCACTTCTCTACATGGGGTGCAGCTACAACACCGTAGCGGCGGCCTGCCTTCACGCTCCATCGCTTCAGGGATTCTTCTCGTTTGGAGCTGTCAATTAG